The Ignavibacteriales bacterium genome has a segment encoding these proteins:
- a CDS encoding T9SS type A sorting domain-containing protein, producing MKNKLTVLAFLMFVITSVSFAQTTRNVPSSYATIQAAITAAVDGDIIQIAAGTYNNGASTLTVDKSLTFIGAGPSSNPTTIITSTASRIITLSATGKSFSFQDLIIEGNDANNGIYAGSAININSLSMQNVIARNCQVALYLSENWPGADPLTTTVNNLNLDNVTLTNNKFIGAYIGKTVLSGTVINSTFTDNGYSNESPDAWQKVGLQFVNFDDATVPYVQVTNSTFTNNGSGASNIERTGLSMYTAYNLKSANELLTVTGCSFSDHYWAVRLKNEYSVENTATVNGTFTNNLLDIWFNRVVGSTSSTLLVRRTFPGIRTVGTGPIYDYNTIQAAINAANSGDVIQVATGAYAEAVTINKSLTLIGTGNPTATSFTLTNGAVLGVTSGGITAPTTYVNQTTSAGSKIQDGILLASTSGAVNVAAGTYTETVTVNKSPLTITGTGTPTVTKFILIANPVTITGFNAATIIELNSGGSLSDALDAAPIGGTVNLSGGSFSNFTIDKPLTINGNGAIVNPGSPGIIISSSNVTITGFTFNDVFGSFYAIRILTGLSNIAIHSCDLLATLALEIQGTTTGVNAEDNYWGTVTLIQIQAKINDPSKVDFDPWFGKNLIPGIYAVGVSVLPNFTFTSSVTGNIEISTDASFSDIILSKSLTAVTSYNFSIADLTGTLSGKDQLANGTQYYWRTKNGSVIYPTPPLEKYYIFTTVNKVVPTLNAITPGATSAYISWYPLPYSSGLKYDLYISDDNGTSWASPINTDKTYYTLPLVQGKTYKVQVRSTNSNGSVIISYSARSAGFTAVGPPTPTPSYPTDPAEDGLVYANPPTLFWFIEGNEPTITYEIEVKPSAVSFDESNLVAVAAGKTFKKLGSSLTAGSTYHWRVRSVSGSSYSNWSTAATFEMYTRTATVAIIPTPSWPVNNATVYSNPPTLYWYLGEDKTGLFFNVKITRVSTNTTTTLTDWSQDLFKELPASLIPGESYTWNVRSSVNSDGASPSGWSSNGSFIIASTASGAATTPIPSWPVGGAIVDGTMAAITLNWTAYSNQPLDFMVKIATSSSVDGTGMLNHGSHAEGSWVSATTSAIANNIKTLTAGATYYWQVKSRLTGNISVESPWSMVANFSTAAGSSSVVPLVISPNYLQPINKTTAFLTWNIPVQSESHLKYDLQYSKNADFSSTVSKTNLNETAIQITGLESNATYYWRVLSKTDNGSISSYSTPGSFKTSGATAVEDQEVIPTQFELSQNYPNPFNPSTRITYSLPQNSFVSIKVYDMLGREVRSLVNTEMLSGNHSVEWSGIDNAGSKVSSGTYIYRITAGNFVAIKKMILVK from the coding sequence ATGAAAAACAAATTAACTGTTTTAGCATTTCTCATGTTCGTAATAACGAGTGTGAGTTTTGCGCAAACTACTAGAAACGTACCTAGCAGTTACGCAACAATTCAAGCTGCAATTACTGCAGCTGTGGATGGTGATATCATCCAGATCGCGGCTGGAACATACAACAATGGCGCTTCGACGCTGACTGTTGACAAATCACTTACCTTTATTGGAGCGGGACCATCTTCAAACCCAACAACAATTATTACATCAACTGCATCAAGGATAATAACCTTATCAGCGACTGGAAAAAGTTTCAGCTTTCAGGACTTGATAATTGAGGGTAACGACGCAAATAACGGTATCTATGCAGGAAGTGCAATTAATATCAATTCACTTTCAATGCAGAATGTCATCGCTAGAAACTGTCAAGTGGCTCTTTATTTATCTGAAAATTGGCCTGGTGCTGATCCATTAACCACAACTGTTAACAACTTAAATTTGGATAATGTTACTCTGACAAACAACAAATTTATTGGTGCTTACATCGGAAAAACAGTTCTTTCAGGAACAGTGATAAATTCAACCTTCACAGATAATGGTTATTCAAACGAATCACCGGACGCTTGGCAAAAAGTCGGATTGCAATTTGTGAATTTTGATGATGCCACCGTACCATATGTACAGGTTACAAACTCCACTTTCACCAATAACGGATCCGGTGCCTCCAATATTGAACGTACCGGACTCTCAATGTACACAGCATATAATTTGAAAAGTGCAAATGAGCTTCTGACTGTAACTGGCTGTAGTTTTTCAGATCACTATTGGGCAGTAAGATTAAAAAACGAATATAGTGTAGAAAATACGGCTACCGTGAATGGAACTTTCACCAATAACCTTTTGGATATTTGGTTCAATCGTGTTGTTGGATCTACAAGTTCAACTTTACTTGTAAGGCGAACTTTTCCGGGCATCAGGACGGTTGGGACAGGTCCAATCTACGATTATAATACCATACAAGCGGCTATTAATGCGGCCAATTCTGGTGATGTGATACAAGTTGCTACAGGAGCTTACGCTGAAGCAGTAACAATAAACAAATCTCTAACACTCATTGGTACCGGCAATCCTACAGCAACAAGTTTTACTCTTACAAACGGGGCGGTACTTGGTGTTACATCAGGCGGAATAACAGCTCCAACAACCTATGTTAATCAAACTACTTCCGCCGGTTCAAAAATTCAGGATGGAATATTATTAGCTTCAACCTCTGGCGCAGTTAACGTTGCTGCAGGAACATATACCGAAACAGTAACTGTAAATAAATCACCTCTAACCATCACAGGTACTGGAACCCCTACTGTAACTAAATTTATCTTAATAGCTAACCCCGTTACGATAACCGGATTTAATGCTGCAACAATTATTGAACTTAACAGCGGAGGTTCGCTTTCAGATGCTCTAGACGCAGCACCAATCGGTGGAACAGTTAATCTTAGCGGTGGAAGTTTTTCGAACTTTACCATTGATAAACCGTTAACTATAAATGGAAACGGGGCAATTGTTAATCCTGGTTCTCCGGGAATAATAATTAGCTCTAGTAACGTAACGATTACGGGATTTACATTTAATGATGTTTTCGGGAGCTTTTACGCTATAAGAATTCTTACAGGTCTTTCGAATATTGCTATCCATTCATGTGATCTACTTGCTACTCTTGCACTTGAAATCCAGGGTACCACCACTGGTGTGAACGCTGAAGATAATTACTGGGGTACTGTTACTTTAATTCAAATTCAAGCAAAAATTAATGATCCTTCAAAAGTAGATTTTGACCCATGGTTTGGTAAAAATTTAATTCCGGGGATTTACGCAGTTGGGGTAAGTGTTCTTCCTAATTTTACATTTACATCGAGTGTCACCGGGAATATAGAAATTTCAACCGATGCTAGTTTTTCGGACATTATTTTGAGTAAATCTTTGACTGCAGTTACAAGCTACAATTTTTCAATTGCTGATTTGACAGGAACTCTATCGGGGAAAGACCAACTTGCAAATGGTACTCAATATTATTGGAGGACTAAAAACGGGTCTGTTATCTATCCGACACCACCTCTCGAAAAATATTATATATTTACTACTGTTAATAAGGTTGTGCCGACACTAAATGCAATAACTCCGGGTGCAACTTCAGCATATATCTCATGGTATCCTTTACCTTATTCTTCAGGTTTGAAATATGATCTTTATATATCTGATGATAACGGAACTTCTTGGGCTAGTCCAATTAACACGGATAAAACGTATTACACTTTACCGTTAGTTCAGGGTAAGACTTATAAAGTTCAGGTTAGATCCACTAATTCTAATGGCAGTGTAATAATTTCTTACTCCGCAAGATCTGCTGGTTTTACTGCAGTGGGTCCACCAACTCCTACTCCATCTTATCCAACAGACCCGGCTGAAGACGGATTAGTTTATGCAAATCCTCCAACACTCTTTTGGTTCATTGAAGGAAACGAACCAACAATAACTTATGAAATAGAAGTGAAACCATCAGCTGTATCTTTTGACGAATCAAATCTCGTAGCAGTAGCAGCAGGAAAAACATTTAAAAAACTTGGATCTTCTTTAACGGCTGGATCTACATATCATTGGAGGGTGAGATCAGTATCAGGTTCCTCATACTCAAATTGGTCAACTGCCGCTACTTTTGAAATGTATACCAGAACAGCAACTGTAGCTATAATACCTACTCCATCGTGGCCCGTTAATAATGCAACTGTATATTCAAATCCACCGACTTTATATTGGTATTTAGGTGAAGATAAAACCGGATTATTCTTTAATGTAAAAATAACCCGGGTAAGCACCAACACTACAACAACGCTTACCGATTGGTCTCAAGATTTATTTAAGGAATTGCCTGCTTCATTAATTCCTGGTGAAAGTTATACTTGGAATGTTCGGTCAAGCGTAAATTCTGATGGGGCTTCACCATCGGGTTGGTCTTCAAACGGAAGTTTTATAATTGCATCGACTGCAAGTGGAGCCGCAACAACACCAATACCTTCATGGCCGGTTGGCGGCGCTATTGTTGATGGGACAATGGCGGCTATTACTTTAAACTGGACAGCTTATTCAAATCAGCCATTAGACTTTATGGTTAAAATAGCAACCAGCTCAAGCGTGGATGGAACCGGTATGTTGAATCATGGTTCACATGCGGAAGGAAGCTGGGTCTCGGCAACTACTTCAGCGATAGCAAATAATATTAAAACATTGACAGCCGGTGCTACTTATTACTGGCAAGTTAAATCGAGATTAACTGGAAATATTTCAGTTGAATCACCCTGGTCAATGGTCGCCAATTTTTCAACCGCCGCCGGATCTTCATCAGTAGTTCCTCTTGTTATCAGTCCTAACTACTTACAGCCGATTAATAAAACCACTGCATTTTTAACATGGAATATTCCTGTTCAGAGCGAATCACATTTGAAATACGATCTGCAATATTCCAAGAATGCGGATTTTAGCAGTACAGTCAGTAAAACAAATTTAAATGAGACCGCTATACAGATAACCGGATTAGAATCAAACGCTACATATTATTGGAGAGTATTATCGAAGACAGATAACGGTTCAATTTCCAGTTATTCTACACCGGGGTCATTTAAGACAAGCGGTGCTACGGCTGTAGAGGATCAAGAAGTTATCCCAACTCAATTTGAGTTATCTCAGAATTATCCGAATCCGTTTAATCCATCAACAAGAATTACCTATTCACTTCCACAAAATTCATTCGTGAGCATAAAAGTTTACGATATGCTTGGACGTGAGGTAAGATCATTAGTAAATACAGAAATGTTGTCAGGTAATCATTCGGTGGAATGGAGTGGGATAGATAATGCTGGAAGCAAAGTATCAAGCGGAACTTATATTTATAGAATAACCGCGGGCAATTTTGTCGCGATAAAGAAAATGATACTAGTTAAATAA
- the katG gene encoding catalase/peroxidase HPI, whose protein sequence is MNEESKCPVTGKSGTTSAGRGTSNSDWWPNRLNLGILHQHAPASNPMGPGFNYAAEFKKLDLAALKKDLYALMTDSQDWWPADWGHYGGLFIRMAWHSAGTYRTADGRGGGGNGNQRFAPVNSWPDNINLDKARRLLWPVKQKYGNKISWADLMIMAGNCALESMGFKTFGFGGGREDIWQPQEDIYWGNENTWLGDKRYSGDRELENPLAAVQMGLIYVNPEGPNGNPDPVASGRDVRETFARMAMNDEETVALTAGGHTFGKTHGAGDPKFVGPEPEAAPIEQQGLGWINKFETGKGVHTTSSGIEGAWKPNPTKWDMGYFDILFGYEWELVKSPAGAWQWMAKDVKEEHMIPDAHDPAKKNRPMMTTADLSLRFDPIYEPISRRYHKDPKAFADAFARAWFKLTHRDMGPKARYLGPEVPAEDLIWQDPVPTIDHPVIDAKDIADLKIKILSSGLSIAELVSTAWSSASTFRGSDKRGGANGARIRLVPQKDWKANQPAQLAKVLGILESIQKTFNNSKKDGKKVSIADLIVLAGCAAVEAAAKDAGQVVVVPFTPGRTDASQDQTDIESFSVLEPEADGFRNYQKTAYTVPAEEMLVDKAQLLTLSAPEMTVLVGGMRVLGTNADQSKLGVFTKQIGKLTNDFFVNLLDMNIVWKPSSDLGETFEGRDRKTGELKWSGTRVDLVFGSNSQLRALAEVYAQDDAKEKFVRDFVGAWNKVMNLDRFDVI, encoded by the coding sequence ATGAATGAAGAAAGCAAATGCCCCGTAACGGGCAAGTCCGGTACGACTTCTGCCGGTAGAGGGACATCGAATAGTGATTGGTGGCCCAACCGATTAAATCTGGGAATACTTCATCAGCATGCGCCAGCTTCCAATCCGATGGGTCCCGGCTTTAATTACGCAGCGGAATTTAAAAAACTTGATCTGGCCGCATTGAAGAAAGATCTTTATGCTTTAATGACAGACTCGCAAGATTGGTGGCCCGCCGATTGGGGACATTACGGCGGTCTTTTTATCCGCATGGCATGGCATAGTGCTGGTACCTACCGCACAGCCGACGGACGCGGCGGAGGCGGTAACGGCAATCAGCGTTTTGCACCTGTTAACAGCTGGCCCGATAACATCAATTTGGACAAAGCACGTCGCCTGCTATGGCCTGTTAAACAAAAGTATGGTAATAAAATTTCATGGGCTGACCTGATGATCATGGCAGGGAACTGCGCATTAGAGTCGATGGGATTTAAGACCTTCGGCTTCGGCGGTGGCCGGGAAGATATATGGCAGCCCCAAGAGGACATTTACTGGGGCAACGAAAATACTTGGCTGGGTGATAAACGATATAGCGGTGACCGCGAACTTGAAAATCCTTTAGCCGCTGTGCAGATGGGACTTATCTATGTGAACCCCGAAGGCCCGAACGGTAATCCCGACCCTGTCGCTTCCGGACGCGATGTACGTGAAACATTCGCCCGTATGGCTATGAATGACGAAGAAACTGTTGCTCTCACAGCAGGGGGACATACATTTGGAAAAACGCACGGCGCGGGCGACCCGAAATTCGTGGGACCAGAACCGGAAGCTGCACCTATCGAACAGCAGGGATTAGGCTGGATAAATAAATTTGAGACTGGTAAGGGAGTACATACAACATCCAGTGGTATAGAAGGAGCATGGAAACCGAATCCTACAAAATGGGATATGGGCTATTTCGACATCCTTTTCGGATATGAGTGGGAGCTGGTTAAAAGTCCTGCTGGTGCATGGCAATGGATGGCTAAAGATGTAAAGGAAGAACACATGATTCCTGATGCTCACGATCCCGCGAAAAAAAACAGACCGATGATGACTACTGCAGATTTATCATTGCGATTCGATCCGATCTACGAACCAATTTCACGCCGCTACCACAAAGATCCTAAAGCATTCGCAGATGCATTCGCGAGAGCATGGTTTAAATTGACTCACCGTGACATGGGACCTAAAGCACGTTATCTCGGTCCAGAAGTTCCGGCAGAAGATTTAATTTGGCAGGACCCGGTTCCTACTATCGATCATCCAGTGATAGATGCAAAAGATATCGCAGATCTCAAAATCAAGATTTTGTCTTCCGGATTATCAATCGCAGAACTGGTATCTACGGCATGGTCTTCGGCTTCTACTTTCCGTGGCTCGGACAAGCGCGGTGGCGCTAACGGTGCACGGATTCGATTAGTACCGCAAAAGGATTGGAAAGCTAACCAGCCTGCACAACTTGCCAAAGTTCTTGGAATCCTCGAAAGCATTCAGAAAACTTTCAATAATTCTAAGAAGGACGGCAAGAAAGTCTCAATTGCTGATCTGATTGTTTTAGCTGGTTGTGCGGCAGTTGAAGCAGCAGCTAAGGATGCCGGGCAAGTTGTCGTCGTTCCATTCACTCCGGGACGCACGGATGCCTCGCAAGACCAGACTGATATCGAGTCATTTTCTGTTCTGGAACCTGAGGCCGACGGTTTCCGCAATTACCAAAAAACGGCATACACCGTTCCGGCTGAAGAAATGCTGGTGGACAAAGCACAACTACTTACATTGAGTGCACCGGAGATGACTGTGCTAGTTGGCGGAATGAGGGTATTAGGCACCAATGCTGATCAATCGAAACTCGGTGTGTTTACAAAACAAATTGGGAAACTAACCAACGACTTTTTTGTTAACCTGCTCGATATGAACATTGTGTGGAAACCATCGTCAGATCTAGGCGAAACTTTTGAAGGACGCGATCGTAAGACGGGCGAACTCAAATGGTCTGGAACCCGAGTGGATCTTGTTTTCGGATCGAATTCGCAGCTGCGTGCTCTGGCGGAGGTTTATGCTCAGGATGATGCAAAAGAGAAGTTTGTGCGTGACTTCGTCGGTGCCTGGAATAAAGTAATGAACCTTGACCGCTTCGACGTCATCTGA
- a CDS encoding transcriptional repressor, whose protein sequence is MNKEKHKIDLKNSQLKVTPQRMAVLDALNDLQNHPAADKITEYVLKHHPNIAVGTIYKTLETFVEKGLVKKVKTEKDVMRYDAVLEKHHHLYCENTERIEDFFDDELISLLEKYFSKKKIPNFKVKDIKLQIIGTFKNNKM, encoded by the coding sequence ATGAATAAAGAAAAACACAAAATTGACTTAAAAAATAGCCAACTAAAGGTTACGCCTCAGAGAATGGCAGTACTTGATGCTCTGAACGATTTACAGAATCATCCTGCTGCAGATAAAATCACAGAGTACGTGCTTAAACATCATCCTAATATCGCTGTTGGAACAATCTATAAAACATTGGAAACATTTGTTGAGAAAGGATTGGTCAAAAAAGTAAAGACTGAAAAAGATGTAATGCGTTATGATGCGGTACTTGAAAAACATCATCATTTATATTGCGAAAACACAGAACGTATCGAAGATTTTTTTGATGATGAGCTGATTAGTTTGCTTGAAAAATATTTTTCGAAGAAGAAGATACCCAACTTCAAAGTAAAGGATATAAAGCTTCAGATCATTGGCACTTTTAAGAACAATAAAATGTAA